One window of the Cryptomeria japonica chromosome 7, Sugi_1.0, whole genome shotgun sequence genome contains the following:
- the LOC131051889 gene encoding uncharacterized protein LOC131051889 — MASKAFFVAPMLMLGILILFISTFASASRSNSYEEGIQKPNSVVVKGSVFCDTQLSETAYFLPGALVAVECSINSNRKWKSTNQMISVEGETNEDGEFRVELPIMYNLNPGRSCSVRLLSSPHESCNIPSISESSQLILITSDSSEVQTYSSTPLSYRASEQVIITSIPHRRVLQLPSIPPLPKVSLPPLPSILPLPKLSVPPLPNIPNVVAPPLPKLSFPPLPSVPSLPKLSVPPLPSVSPLPKPSVPPLPNTPLPNLSVPPLNIPNPPPVPKISFPPLPPFTQPPLPSFNFPPFPFFTPPPPSN, encoded by the exons ATGGCATCAAAAGCCTTTTTCGTTGCACCAATGCTTATGTTGGGAATTCTAATTCTCTTTATTTCTACTTTTGCGAGTGCAAGCAGAAGTAACAGCTATGAAGAAGGCATTCAGAAGCCTAACAGTGTTGTGGTGAAGGGTAGCGTATTCTGTGACACCCAACTATCAGAAACCGCCTACTTCTTACCAG GTGCCTTGGTTGCCGTGGAGTGTAGCATCAATAGCAACAGGAAATGGAAGAGCACCAATCAAATGATTTCAGTTGAAGGAGAAACTAATGAAGATGGAGAGTTCAGGGTGGAGCTTCCCATTATGTACAATCTTAACCCTGGGAGATCATGCTCCGTTAGACTTCTCAGCAGCCCCCATGAGTCATGCAACATCCCCTCAATCAGTGAATCATCCCAACTCATCCTCATAACCTCAGATTCTAGTGAAGTTCAGACCTATTCTTCTACTCCATTATCATACCGTGCATCTGAGCAAGTCATCATTACGTCTATCCCTCACCGTAGGGTCTTGCAACTTCCTAGCATTCCCCCACTACCTAAggtttcccttcctcctcttcctAGCATCCTTCCTCTACCCAAATTAAGTGTTCCTCCACTCCCTAATATTCCAAATGTTGTTGCCCCTCCTCTTCCTAAGTTAAGCTTTCCTCCTTTACCAAGTGTGCCTTCTCTTCCAAAATTGAGTGTTCCTCCCCTTCCTAGTGTATCCCCTCTTCCCAAACCAAGTGTGCCCCCTCTCCCTAATACACCTCTACCAAATTTGAGTGTTCCTCCTCTCAATATTCCTAATCCTCCACCTGTACCAAAAATCAGCTTCCCACCTCTTCCTCCTTTCACACAACCTCCACTTCCTTCCTTTAACTTTCCACCCTTTCCCTTTTTCACCCCACCTCCACCTTCTAATTAA